Proteins encoded by one window of Halobaculum halobium:
- a CDS encoding molybdopterin synthase, whose translation MHALSLVGPDVADLLAPLSARLDGRVATIRRDDDETTARTTARAVDVDGESDESGDLGTGPGAAYRLNNDGAWTGAGAGETFPELLDRLAPDFDYALVAGFSKLRLPTVVVGDDRVPGDVVARVDDADDLAVGDLVDHLENAEPHVTLKALVDEAKASAEADRAGAIATFTGRVRAKDSSDDDRTEALEFEKYEGVAADRMARIERELTERDGVFDVRMHHRVGVVADGEDIVFVVVLAGHRTEAFRTVSDGINRLKDEVPIFKKETTESDEFWVHERSS comes from the coding sequence ATGCACGCGCTCTCGCTTGTCGGTCCTGACGTGGCCGATCTTTTGGCCCCGCTGTCCGCGCGACTCGACGGTCGTGTGGCGACGATCAGGCGCGACGACGACGAGACGACCGCCCGAACGACCGCGCGAGCCGTCGATGTGGACGGTGAGAGCGACGAGTCCGGCGATCTGGGAACCGGTCCCGGCGCGGCGTACCGACTCAACAACGACGGCGCGTGGACCGGTGCTGGCGCCGGTGAGACGTTCCCCGAACTTCTCGACCGTCTCGCCCCCGACTTCGACTACGCGCTCGTCGCCGGCTTCTCGAAGCTCCGACTCCCGACGGTCGTCGTCGGCGACGACCGGGTTCCGGGCGACGTGGTCGCGCGCGTCGACGATGCGGACGATCTCGCGGTCGGCGACCTCGTCGACCACCTCGAGAACGCGGAGCCCCACGTCACGCTTAAAGCGCTCGTCGACGAGGCGAAAGCGAGCGCGGAGGCTGACCGGGCGGGGGCGATCGCGACGTTCACCGGCCGCGTCCGTGCGAAAGATTCCTCCGACGACGACCGCACCGAGGCCCTGGAATTCGAGAAGTACGAGGGCGTCGCGGCCGACCGAATGGCACGCATCGAGCGCGAACTGACGGAGCGCGACGGGGTGTTCGACGTACGGATGCACCACCGCGTTGGCGTCGTCGCCGACGGCGAGGACATCGTGTTCGTCGTGGTGCTGGCGGGCCACCGAACGGAGGCGTTCCGAACCGTTTCGGACGGGATCAACCGCCTCAAGGACGAGGTCCCCATCTTCAAAAAGGAGACGACCGAGTCCGACGAGTTCTGGGTCCACGAACGCTCGTCCTAA
- a CDS encoding GAF domain-containing protein: MTADEAAGDDDRLRSLYAATRDLMRAKSRPALCQAVVDVSERVLGYTLTGVHLRGDDGPGLVPMAYPDAVRERFENDPPTYVPGDEVYGVYERDDPLRLGVEADRPAAPRRGIVVPIPDHGVLIAGHERPTDARDVCLELVELLGEHAAVALDAIEREARLNGLHETAGELMEARDSAAVAASATNTAHEVLDLRLNAVYLESSDGRRLVPVSVTSEAQALFGEVPELSADSLAWQVFESGEPAHRNDGRVSLGGTTPEPAIRSALVMPLGGHGVFLAGSTRPGRFDERDVALARLFADTVEAALDRAEREVLVRRREGDLTRQNERLDEFASVVSHDLRNPLNVAQGRLELLDDECDSPHIGRIETAHERMEDLIEDLLALARTGRSVGDTEPVSLERAVTDVWHTVDGGGSLSVGDRVGYVDADASRLRELLENLVRNAVEHAGGDVVVTVGSLGGGRDVDQRDSGGRETADRGSNGRGSGGRGTGPDGEGSGFYVADDGPGIPPERRDAVFDRGHTTADDGTGFGLAIVAEIAGAHGWSVRVTEAADGGARFEVVVEE; encoded by the coding sequence ATGACGGCCGACGAGGCCGCGGGCGACGACGATCGACTTCGGTCGCTGTACGCGGCGACGCGAGATCTCATGCGCGCGAAGAGCCGGCCGGCGCTGTGTCAGGCCGTAGTTGACGTGAGCGAGCGCGTCCTGGGCTACACGCTGACCGGCGTTCACCTCCGTGGCGACGACGGCCCGGGGCTGGTTCCCATGGCGTACCCCGACGCCGTCCGCGAGCGCTTCGAGAACGACCCGCCGACGTACGTCCCCGGCGACGAGGTGTACGGAGTGTACGAGCGGGACGATCCCCTCCGCCTCGGTGTCGAGGCGGACCGCCCGGCAGCGCCGCGTCGCGGGATCGTCGTTCCGATACCCGATCACGGCGTGTTGATCGCCGGACACGAGCGGCCGACCGACGCCCGCGACGTGTGTCTCGAACTGGTCGAGTTGCTCGGCGAGCACGCCGCGGTTGCGCTCGACGCCATCGAGCGCGAGGCGCGGCTGAACGGCCTCCACGAGACGGCCGGGGAGCTGATGGAGGCTCGCGATAGCGCCGCCGTCGCCGCGTCGGCGACGAACACCGCCCACGAGGTGCTCGACCTGCGGTTGAATGCGGTGTATCTCGAATCGAGTGACGGCCGCCGACTCGTCCCGGTGAGCGTGACCAGCGAGGCGCAAGCGCTGTTCGGAGAGGTGCCGGAGCTGTCAGCGGACTCGCTCGCGTGGCAGGTGTTCGAGTCGGGCGAACCCGCCCACCGGAACGACGGACGGGTGTCGCTCGGCGGCACGACACCCGAGCCGGCGATCCGAAGCGCGCTGGTGATGCCGCTGGGCGGTCACGGCGTCTTTCTCGCCGGGAGCACGCGCCCCGGTCGGTTCGACGAGCGCGACGTCGCGCTGGCGCGACTGTTCGCCGACACCGTCGAGGCCGCGCTCGACCGCGCCGAGCGAGAGGTGCTCGTCCGCCGGCGCGAGGGCGACCTCACCAGACAGAACGAGCGCCTCGACGAGTTCGCGAGCGTCGTCTCACACGATCTCCGCAACCCGCTCAACGTCGCCCAGGGCCGCCTCGAACTGCTCGACGACGAGTGCGACAGCCCGCACATCGGCCGGATCGAGACCGCACACGAACGGATGGAGGACCTCATCGAGGACCTGCTGGCGCTCGCGCGCACCGGGCGGTCGGTGGGCGACACCGAGCCGGTGTCGCTGGAGCGGGCAGTCACCGACGTGTGGCACACGGTCGACGGCGGCGGGTCGTTGTCGGTCGGCGACCGCGTCGGCTACGTCGATGCCGACGCGTCCCGGCTACGGGAGCTGTTGGAGAATCTCGTCCGCAACGCCGTCGAACACGCCGGCGGCGACGTCGTCGTGACCGTCGGAAGCCTCGGCGGCGGCCGCGACGTGGATCAGCGCGACAGCGGCGGTCGCGAAACCGCCGATCGCGGCTCCAACGGTCGCGGCTCCGGTGGGCGCGGCACTGGCCCCGACGGAGAGGGAAGCGGGTTCTACGTCGCCGACGACGGCCCGGGGATCCCCCCGGAGCGCCGCGACGCGGTGTTCGATCGCGGCCACACGACGGCCGACGACGGCACCGGCTTCGGTCTCGCCATCGTCGCGGAGATCGCGGGCGCCCACGGCTGGTCCGTCCGGGTGACAGAAGCCGCCGACGGCGGCGCTCGGTTCGAGGTCGTCGTCGAGGAGTGA
- a CDS encoding heme-binding protein, producing MAKPPRTEEGWYALHDFRTVDWDAWRSAPEREREAAVEEGVSYLEEHERVVDAEEGASAVFSVLGHKADLMIVHFRPTLDALSAAERRFESTALAEFTEQSTSYVSVTEVSDYVSDSYFDDGEEETDEGIRRYIEGKLKPEFPDDEYVSFYPMSRKREAEQNWYTLGYDERADLLSAHGEIGREYAGKIKQVIASSVGFDDYEWGVTLFGGDPADIKDIVYEMRFDEASAKYGEFGPFYVGRRFPPTDLGAYLDGEQVPAGERDGESAHGGPHGESDAHGEHGHDHGDDAGGHHGGHGESGGDSHHSGGDGDHGDDGNDEEETIRSELQDLDIYAGKPHGEDVFATVLYSEADADELFGEVDGLRKNFDHYGTHVKTAVYEGNEADRAAVVSIWETASAAETAAGFLSELPGIVERAGEESGFGTMGMFYTVKPDYREDFVEKFDVVGGVLDDMDGHHETDLMVNREDENDMFIASQWASKEDAMGFFRSDDFRDTVSWGRDVLADRPRHVFLA from the coding sequence ATGGCGAAGCCCCCACGCACCGAAGAGGGTTGGTACGCGCTGCACGACTTCCGGACCGTCGACTGGGACGCGTGGCGCTCGGCGCCCGAGCGCGAGCGCGAGGCCGCCGTCGAGGAAGGCGTCTCGTACCTCGAGGAGCACGAGCGCGTCGTCGACGCCGAGGAGGGCGCCTCGGCCGTGTTCTCCGTGCTCGGGCACAAGGCCGACCTCATGATCGTCCACTTCCGGCCGACGCTGGACGCGCTATCGGCGGCCGAGCGTCGCTTCGAGTCGACGGCGCTCGCGGAGTTCACCGAGCAGTCGACCTCGTACGTGTCGGTGACGGAGGTCTCAGACTACGTCTCGGACAGCTACTTCGACGACGGCGAGGAGGAGACCGACGAGGGCATCCGCCGGTACATCGAGGGGAAACTGAAGCCCGAGTTCCCCGACGACGAGTACGTCTCCTTCTACCCGATGAGCCGAAAGCGCGAGGCGGAGCAGAACTGGTACACGCTCGGGTACGACGAACGCGCCGACCTCCTGTCGGCCCACGGCGAGATCGGTCGCGAGTACGCCGGGAAGATCAAGCAGGTGATCGCCTCGTCGGTCGGGTTCGACGACTACGAGTGGGGCGTCACGCTGTTCGGCGGCGACCCCGCCGACATCAAAGACATCGTCTACGAGATGCGCTTCGACGAGGCGTCGGCGAAGTACGGCGAGTTCGGGCCGTTCTACGTGGGGCGGCGCTTCCCGCCGACGGACCTGGGTGCGTATCTCGACGGCGAGCAGGTTCCCGCGGGCGAACGCGACGGTGAGTCCGCTCACGGCGGCCCGCACGGCGAGTCGGACGCCCACGGCGAGCACGGCCACGATCACGGCGACGACGCCGGCGGTCACCACGGCGGTCACGGCGAGTCCGGCGGCGACAGCCACCACAGCGGTGGCGACGGTGATCACGGCGACGACGGGAACGACGAGGAGGAGACCATCCGGTCCGAGTTGCAGGACCTGGACATCTACGCGGGCAAGCCCCACGGCGAAGACGTGTTCGCCACGGTGCTGTACTCGGAGGCCGACGCGGACGAGCTCTTCGGAGAAGTCGACGGTCTACGGAAGAACTTCGACCACTACGGCACGCACGTGAAGACGGCCGTCTACGAGGGGAACGAGGCCGACCGCGCGGCGGTCGTGAGCATCTGGGAGACCGCAAGCGCCGCCGAGACGGCCGCGGGCTTCCTCTCGGAGCTCCCGGGGATCGTCGAGCGTGCGGGCGAGGAGTCCGGCTTCGGGACGATGGGGATGTTCTACACCGTCAAGCCCGACTACCGCGAGGACTTCGTCGAGAAGTTCGACGTCGTCGGCGGCGTGCTCGACGACATGGACGGCCACCACGAGACGGACCTGATGGTGAACCGCGAGGACGAGAACGACATGTTCATCGCCAGCCAGTGGGCCTCCAAGGAGGACGCGATGGGCTTCTTCCGCTCGGACGACTTCCGCGACACGGTCTCGTGGGGCCGGGACGTGCTCGCGGATCGCCCGCGCCACGTATTCCTGGCGTGA
- a CDS encoding PadR family transcriptional regulator yields the protein MRKSGPPRGLISYIVLELLEEKPRYGYEILKEITDISGGHWEPSYGSVYPILYKFEDEGYAERIEREDEPDRKYFALTDEGREHLTEKRREVGGKARDFADVILGFYHMYVAFSTDERFHVDPSDDDWHFDDEYSGWIAEQVIRHHERDFGEFERIPDTPEEFHARHGEATAPDTDEDEAADDDQPDKAATDGGTNA from the coding sequence ATGCGGAAGAGCGGCCCCCCGCGTGGCCTCATCTCGTACATCGTGCTGGAGCTCTTAGAGGAGAAGCCGCGCTACGGCTACGAGATCCTCAAGGAGATCACCGACATCAGCGGAGGCCACTGGGAGCCGTCGTACGGCTCCGTCTATCCCATCCTCTACAAGTTCGAGGACGAGGGCTACGCCGAGCGGATCGAACGCGAGGACGAACCGGACCGGAAGTACTTCGCACTGACTGACGAGGGCCGCGAACACCTGACTGAAAAGCGGCGCGAGGTCGGCGGGAAAGCCCGCGACTTCGCGGACGTGATCTTGGGTTTTTACCACATGTACGTCGCGTTCTCGACCGACGAGCGCTTCCACGTCGACCCGTCGGACGACGACTGGCACTTCGACGACGAGTACTCGGGCTGGATCGCCGAGCAGGTCATCCGGCACCACGAGCGCGACTTCGGCGAGTTCGAGCGCATCCCCGACACGCCCGAGGAGTTCCACGCCCGGCACGGCGAGGCCACTGCGCCGGACACCGACGAGGACGAGGCGGCCGACGACGACCAGCCCGACAAAGCAGCCACCGACGGCGGGACGAACGCCTGA
- a CDS encoding site-2 protease family protein — protein sequence MNTLLWVLVGALAYSVVLMALYTRGYLPDAVRVQGPLTTIHTQRGRAFLNWLSGPRRFWRAWSNLGVGIAVVVMVAMFAFLVWSALATLQNPVQTQANEPSNFLIIPGLNDFLPPAVAPEIVLGLLIALVVHEGGHGLLCRVEDIDIESLGLVLLTVIPIGAFVEPDEESQANADRGARSRMFAAGVTNNFAVTAVAFALLFGPVIASITPAAGLAVGGAYAGAPASDAGIEGGDRITAVGGTEVADSAAFESALAATEDPSVEMTVNGEETVTVDRRVTVVGAVEGNPLGLSVDPDGDAAQITAVNGTEVHTVAAFREVAREHEVARVSTTEGEVTAPLGAYVTNVSAEGPLGSQTDLSGTLTVTRIDGQRILDYDDLDRTLSGDAYDAGDTVALRVYADGQFREVDVELGGTDEDPRVGVVVTRGVSGVVVDDLGVQRYPAEAYLALLGGDADGLPPGLGGIAGTPLGLVYAALLLPLASAVSAALPYNFAGFYGDFAGFYTVTGPLAPLGETPVFLLANVLFWTGWINIQLGIFNCIPGYPLDGGRLLRMGAEGLVSRLPVSNRNRLVTTLTTSVGLTMLAALLVVVFAPQFL from the coding sequence ATGAACACGCTCCTGTGGGTCCTCGTGGGAGCCCTCGCGTACTCAGTCGTCCTCATGGCGCTGTACACGCGCGGGTACCTCCCGGACGCCGTGCGCGTCCAGGGGCCGCTGACGACGATCCACACCCAGCGCGGTCGCGCGTTCCTCAACTGGCTCTCGGGGCCCAGGCGCTTCTGGCGCGCCTGGAGCAACCTCGGCGTCGGCATCGCGGTCGTCGTCATGGTCGCGATGTTCGCGTTCCTCGTGTGGTCGGCGCTCGCGACCCTCCAGAACCCCGTCCAGACGCAGGCGAACGAGCCCTCGAACTTCCTCATCATCCCCGGCCTCAACGACTTTCTCCCCCCGGCGGTCGCCCCCGAGATCGTCCTCGGGCTCCTGATCGCGCTGGTCGTCCACGAGGGCGGTCACGGCCTGCTGTGTCGCGTTGAGGACATCGACATCGAGTCGCTCGGGCTCGTCCTCCTCACGGTCATCCCCATCGGCGCGTTCGTCGAACCCGACGAGGAGAGCCAGGCGAACGCCGACCGCGGCGCCCGCAGCCGGATGTTCGCCGCGGGCGTCACGAATAACTTCGCCGTCACCGCCGTCGCGTTCGCGCTGTTGTTCGGCCCGGTGATCGCCTCGATCACTCCCGCGGCGGGGCTCGCCGTCGGCGGCGCCTACGCGGGCGCCCCGGCCTCCGACGCCGGCATCGAGGGCGGCGATCGGATCACCGCCGTCGGCGGTACCGAGGTCGCGGACTCCGCGGCGTTCGAGTCGGCGCTCGCGGCGACCGAGGACCCGTCCGTCGAGATGACGGTCAACGGCGAGGAGACGGTCACCGTCGACAGGCGCGTCACCGTCGTCGGCGCCGTCGAGGGGAATCCGCTCGGACTGTCGGTCGACCCCGACGGTGACGCCGCGCAGATCACCGCCGTCAACGGCACCGAGGTCCACACCGTCGCCGCGTTCCGCGAGGTCGCCCGCGAGCACGAGGTCGCCCGCGTCTCCACCACGGAGGGCGAGGTCACCGCGCCGCTGGGCGCGTACGTCACGAACGTCTCCGCGGAGGGCCCGCTCGGCTCCCAGACCGACCTCTCGGGCACGCTCACCGTCACTCGGATCGACGGCCAGCGGATCCTCGACTACGACGACCTCGACCGCACGCTCTCGGGCGACGCGTACGACGCCGGCGACACGGTGGCGCTGCGGGTGTACGCCGACGGCCAGTTCCGCGAGGTCGACGTCGAACTCGGCGGGACCGACGAGGACCCGCGCGTGGGGGTCGTCGTGACCCGCGGCGTCTCCGGCGTCGTCGTCGACGACCTCGGTGTCCAGCGCTACCCGGCGGAGGCGTACCTCGCGCTGCTGGGCGGCGACGCCGACGGCCTTCCGCCCGGACTCGGTGGCATCGCGGGGACGCCACTCGGGCTGGTGTACGCCGCGCTGTTGCTCCCGCTGGCAAGCGCTGTCTCCGCGGCGCTGCCGTACAACTTCGCGGGGTTCTACGGCGACTTCGCGGGCTTTTACACCGTGACTGGTCCGCTCGCGCCGCTGGGCGAGACACCCGTGTTCCTCCTCGCGAACGTGCTGTTCTGGACCGGCTGGATCAACATCCAACTGGGTATCTTCAACTGCATCCCCGGCTACCCGCTCGACGGCGGCCGGCTCCTCCGAATGGGCGCCGAGGGGCTGGTCTCCCGGCTCCCGGTGTCGAATCGGAACCGGTTGGTCACGACGCTCACCACCTCTGTCGGGCTCACGATGCTGGCGGCGCTGCTGGTCGTCGTGTTTGCGCCCCAGTTCCTCTGA
- the lysS gene encoding lysine--tRNA ligase — protein sequence MSSEPTEPGTDDDSAAIDPHAVGGRGSDEGASEHRAFWADEVADEIEAREPDEPIVIKGGVSPSGIAHIGNFNEIIRGYFVAAVLRERGHEVRQVFTSDDKDALRKLPRKLADIDGNIVELGDVNAGALGQNLGKPYTDIPDPFEDGHDSYAAHFAALLEADAEALDIPVEMVSNTELYAEGAFDDVVERVLRNADAARETLGSYQDKVDEDYVPFMPQCAECGMLTQDVTEVDVDAREVHYRCSGIEAGDRFMEGCGCEGVATFREGKLPWRFEWPAQWEVLGVDFEPFGKDHAEGSWPSGVDIAREVLGNEPPVPMVYEWFTLNGESLSSSEGHVVTVQEVLDLIEPEVLRYFFARTPKKAKDFDIERLDQLVNEFDRFERAYFGDSDPDERFTAFAERAYPFVVDEVRAGRVRLPYTFAAVLGMVDDREFRIQLAKDEGHFTDETPEWAIEDALDRVERARRWAERCDNEYNYRLQSALPDHEFGDAVGTALDDLADFVAEGHDGEEIQGEIYETARRHDVDVGDFFSAGYRLFFDETQGPRLGEFLGELERDFVVARLRREA from the coding sequence ATGAGCAGCGAACCCACCGAACCCGGGACCGACGACGACTCCGCCGCCATCGACCCCCACGCGGTCGGCGGACGCGGCAGCGACGAGGGGGCGAGCGAACACCGCGCCTTCTGGGCCGACGAGGTCGCCGACGAGATCGAGGCGCGCGAGCCCGACGAGCCGATCGTGATCAAGGGCGGCGTCTCGCCTTCAGGCATCGCCCACATCGGCAACTTCAACGAGATCATCCGGGGGTACTTCGTCGCGGCGGTGCTTCGCGAGCGCGGTCACGAGGTCCGACAGGTGTTCACCAGCGACGACAAGGACGCCCTCCGGAAGCTCCCGCGCAAGCTCGCCGACATCGACGGCAACATCGTCGAGTTGGGCGACGTGAACGCCGGCGCGCTCGGTCAGAACCTCGGGAAGCCGTACACGGACATCCCCGACCCGTTCGAGGACGGCCACGACTCCTACGCGGCGCACTTCGCGGCGCTGCTGGAGGCGGACGCCGAGGCGCTCGACATCCCCGTCGAGATGGTGTCGAACACGGAGCTGTACGCCGAGGGGGCCTTCGACGACGTGGTCGAGCGCGTCCTCCGCAACGCCGACGCCGCTCGCGAGACGCTCGGAAGCTACCAGGACAAGGTCGACGAGGACTACGTCCCGTTCATGCCGCAGTGTGCCGAGTGCGGCATGCTCACGCAGGACGTGACCGAGGTCGACGTGGACGCCCGCGAGGTCCACTACCGCTGCTCGGGCATCGAGGCCGGCGATCGGTTCATGGAGGGCTGTGGCTGCGAGGGCGTCGCAACCTTCCGCGAAGGGAAGCTCCCGTGGCGCTTCGAGTGGCCCGCCCAGTGGGAGGTGCTCGGCGTCGACTTCGAGCCGTTCGGGAAGGACCACGCGGAGGGCTCGTGGCCCAGCGGCGTCGACATCGCCCGCGAGGTGCTCGGGAACGAGCCGCCCGTGCCGATGGTGTACGAGTGGTTCACGCTCAACGGCGAGTCGCTCTCGTCTTCGGAGGGCCACGTCGTCACCGTTCAGGAGGTGCTCGACCTCATCGAACCTGAGGTGTTGCGCTACTTCTTCGCGCGCACCCCGAAGAAAGCGAAGGACTTCGACATCGAGCGCCTGGACCAGTTAGTCAACGAGTTCGACCGCTTCGAGCGCGCGTACTTCGGTGATTCCGACCCCGACGAGCGGTTCACGGCGTTCGCCGAGCGGGCGTACCCCTTCGTCGTCGACGAAGTGCGAGCGGGCCGCGTCCGTCTGCCATACACCTTCGCGGCGGTGCTGGGTATGGTCGACGACCGCGAGTTCCGTATCCAGTTGGCAAAAGACGAGGGGCACTTCACCGACGAGACGCCGGAGTGGGCCATCGAGGACGCCCTCGACCGCGTCGAGCGCGCCCGTAGGTGGGCTGAGCGCTGCGACAACGAGTACAACTACCGGCTCCAGTCGGCGCTCCCCGACCACGAGTTCGGCGACGCCGTCGGGACCGCCCTCGACGACCTGGCCGACTTCGTCGCAGAGGGACACGACGGCGAGGAGATACAGGGTGAGATCTACGAGACCGCCCGGCGCCACGACGTAGACGTGGGCGACTTCTTCTCGGCGGGCTACCGGCTCTTCTTCGACGAGACGCAGGGGCCGCGGCTGGGCGAGTTCCTCGGGGAGTTGGAGCGCGACTTCGTCGTCGCGCGGCTCCGCCGGGAGGCGTGA
- a CDS encoding DUF7123 family protein — protein sequence MSATVQPSDTDRASTDTVSKEERLATFLREKAEDGELYFKSKFIADEVGLSAKEIGALMVKLKDSACGLSIEKWSYTSATTWRIEPAN from the coding sequence ATGAGCGCAACCGTGCAACCCTCCGACACCGACCGCGCCTCGACCGACACCGTCTCCAAGGAGGAGCGTCTCGCGACGTTCCTGCGCGAGAAGGCCGAGGACGGCGAGCTCTACTTCAAGAGCAAGTTCATCGCCGACGAGGTCGGCCTCTCGGCGAAAGAGATCGGCGCCCTGATGGTGAAGCTCAAGGACTCCGCCTGCGGGCTCTCCATCGAGAAGTGGTCGTACACGTCGGCGACCACCTGGCGCATCGAGCCGGCGAACTGA
- a CDS encoding GNAT family N-acetyltransferase, translated as MTDYVIRSASAVSASPPELAALYRAAYGPLAEIGFPSSAAETDATDVRSWLADRECWVVVDAADAPAADARSAAPAGVPVGAVQLRERPGWPCPEVCRLAVRPAHQREGLGARLLDHAEGVVADRGHDRVRLRSFTDHPFLLEWYADRGYERVGLQELDSRPFDAPVLERRL; from the coding sequence GTGACCGACTACGTGATCCGGTCGGCATCGGCCGTGTCGGCGTCGCCCCCGGAGCTGGCCGCGCTCTACCGCGCCGCCTACGGCCCCCTCGCCGAGATAGGATTCCCGTCGAGCGCCGCCGAGACGGACGCTACCGACGTCCGCTCGTGGCTCGCCGACCGGGAGTGCTGGGTTGTGGTCGACGCGGCCGACGCTCCCGCCGCCGATGCTCGTTCCGCGGCCCCCGCGGGCGTCCCGGTCGGTGCGGTCCAACTCCGCGAGCGACCCGGGTGGCCCTGTCCGGAGGTGTGCCGCCTCGCGGTCCGTCCGGCCCACCAGCGCGAAGGGCTGGGCGCACGCCTTCTGGATCACGCGGAGGGCGTCGTCGCCGATCGCGGGCACGACCGCGTCCGGCTCCGCTCGTTCACCGATCACCCGTTCCTTCTCGAGTGGTACGCCGACCGCGGGTACGAGCGGGTCGGTCTGCAGGAACTTGACTCGCGACCGTTCGACGCCCCCGTGCTCGAGCGGCGGTTGTGA
- a CDS encoding aldo/keto reductase, with amino-acid sequence MQYRELGNSGVEVSEVAFGAWVVGTDWWGDRSDEDAVDMVQHALDEGVTFFDTGDVYGHGRSEELIGEALGEYRDEVTVGTKVGYDFYNNAQAGHGEIPKDLSPEYLRNAVEQSLDRLDMEYLDVLFLHNANVDEVTDEVLEELYAMREEGLYDALGWALGPSIGWLAEGDRAVELDFDAVQTVYNLFEQTPGRHFLDTIREEGADTSLIARVPHSSGLLNKQVRPDTELGKGDHRAHRPDAWFETGWEKVEAIEFLERDGERTMGQASIQYLLDDEEVASVIPTFRSIDDIDEWAAAPDTPRLSDEERERVDALYAENFGIGRDDGMNPEDFRTSVGGDDLRGAGVLPPEPAD; translated from the coding sequence ATGCAGTACCGAGAACTCGGCAACTCGGGCGTCGAAGTGAGCGAGGTGGCCTTCGGTGCGTGGGTCGTCGGCACCGACTGGTGGGGCGACCGCTCCGACGAGGACGCCGTCGACATGGTCCAGCACGCGCTTGACGAGGGCGTCACGTTCTTCGACACCGGCGACGTGTACGGCCACGGGCGCTCCGAGGAACTAATCGGGGAGGCGCTCGGCGAGTACCGCGACGAGGTGACCGTCGGCACGAAGGTCGGCTACGACTTCTACAACAACGCACAGGCCGGCCACGGTGAGATCCCGAAGGACCTCTCGCCGGAGTACCTCCGGAACGCGGTCGAGCAGAGCCTCGACCGCCTCGATATGGAGTACCTCGACGTGCTGTTCTTGCACAACGCGAACGTCGACGAGGTGACCGACGAGGTGCTGGAGGAGCTGTACGCCATGCGCGAGGAGGGACTGTACGACGCGCTCGGCTGGGCGCTCGGCCCCTCGATCGGCTGGCTCGCCGAGGGCGACCGCGCGGTCGAACTCGACTTCGACGCGGTCCAGACCGTCTACAACCTGTTCGAGCAGACGCCCGGGCGCCACTTCCTCGACACGATCCGCGAGGAGGGCGCAGACACGAGCCTCATCGCCCGCGTCCCGCACTCCTCGGGCCTGCTCAACAAGCAGGTGAGGCCCGACACCGAGCTCGGCAAGGGCGACCACCGCGCGCACCGCCCGGACGCGTGGTTCGAGACGGGCTGGGAGAAGGTCGAGGCCATCGAATTCCTCGAACGTGACGGCGAGCGGACGATGGGGCAGGCATCGATCCAGTACCTCCTCGACGACGAGGAGGTCGCGAGCGTCATCCCCACGTTCCGCTCGATCGACGACATCGACGAGTGGGCCGCCGCGCCCGACACGCCCCGCCTCAGCGACGAGGAGCGCGAGCGCGTCGACGCGCTGTACGCCGAGAACTTCGGGATCGGCCGCGACGACGGCATGAACCCCGAGGACTTCCGCACGTCCGTCGGCGGCGACGACCTCCGCGGCGCCGGCGTGCTGCCGCCGGAGCCCGCCGACTGA
- the pyrH gene encoding UMP kinase → MRVVLSLGGSVLAPELDAGRVAAYANAIERLVDEGCELGVVVGGGGVAREYIGAARDLDANEVQLDQLGIDVTRVNARLLITALGSSVDPSPAHDYDEAADAIRRGDVSVMGGVTPGQTTDAVAAALGEYVDADLLVYATGADGIYDADPNVDESATQFAEMTPEELVEVIVPMSRDAGASAPVDLLAAKLIQRAGMRTVVLDGHDPEAVENAVLRGEHTGTDVIPAGGKEPSYWAQR, encoded by the coding sequence ATGAGAGTAGTCCTGTCGCTCGGCGGGAGCGTCCTCGCGCCGGAGCTCGACGCCGGACGCGTGGCGGCGTACGCGAACGCCATCGAGCGGTTGGTCGACGAGGGGTGTGAGCTGGGGGTCGTCGTCGGCGGCGGCGGCGTCGCGCGCGAGTACATCGGCGCGGCCCGGGATCTGGACGCCAACGAGGTCCAACTGGACCAACTCGGCATCGACGTGACGCGGGTGAACGCCCGACTGCTCATCACGGCGCTGGGCTCGTCCGTCGACCCGTCGCCGGCCCACGACTACGACGAGGCCGCAGACGCCATCCGCCGCGGCGACGTGTCGGTGATGGGCGGCGTCACGCCCGGACAGACGACGGACGCCGTCGCGGCGGCGCTCGGGGAGTACGTCGACGCCGACCTCCTGGTGTACGCGACGGGCGCGGACGGGATCTACGACGCGGACCCAAACGTCGACGAGTCGGCCACGCAGTTCGCCGAGATGACCCCCGAGGAACTGGTCGAGGTCATCGTCCCGATGAGCCGGGACGCCGGCGCCTCCGCGCCGGTCGACCTGCTCGCGGCGAAGCTGATCCAGCGCGCCGGGATGCGGACGGTCGTGCTCGACGGCCACGACCCCGAGGCGGTCGAGAACGCGGTCCTGCGCGGCGAGCACACCGGGACCGACGTGATCCCCGCCGGCGGGAAGGAGCCGTCGTACTGGGCGCAACGATGA